Proteins co-encoded in one Synechococcus elongatus PCC 6301 genomic window:
- a CDS encoding RpoD/SigA family RNA polymerase sigma factor codes for MASASAHAVATAQRRTRDNVSWYLSSIGRIPLLTADQEIELGQKVQVMMNLLEETSSDRTFTEAETAAIQLGQRAKERMIKANLRLVVSVAKKYQGKGLEFLDLIQEGALGLERAVEKFDPSKGYKFSTYAFWWIRQSMTRAIACQSRTIRLPVHLTERLSQIRKVTRELAHELGRLPSRQEIAEAVQLPLNDLETILRQSRQCTSLDAPVSGEDGKSFLGELIADPNGNEPMDIMENAMQREQLDAWLEHLTPQERQVLYLRFGLGDGERHTLAEIGRMMEVSRERVRQVEVKALRKLRNLTKRSRIAV; via the coding sequence ATGGCGAGTGCTTCGGCTCATGCTGTCGCGACGGCTCAGCGACGAACAAGAGATAACGTCAGTTGGTATCTCAGCTCCATCGGTCGGATTCCATTGCTCACCGCCGATCAGGAGATCGAGCTGGGGCAGAAAGTGCAGGTGATGATGAACCTGCTGGAAGAAACTTCTAGCGATCGCACGTTTACTGAGGCCGAAACCGCAGCGATCCAGCTGGGGCAGCGTGCTAAGGAACGGATGATCAAGGCCAACTTGCGTCTTGTGGTCTCTGTGGCCAAAAAGTACCAAGGTAAGGGTCTTGAGTTTCTTGACCTGATCCAAGAAGGCGCTCTCGGGCTAGAACGTGCTGTCGAGAAATTTGACCCCTCCAAGGGCTACAAGTTTTCCACCTATGCCTTTTGGTGGATTCGCCAGAGCATGACAAGGGCGATCGCCTGCCAATCGCGCACTATTCGCCTGCCGGTTCACTTGACTGAACGGCTGAGCCAAATCCGCAAAGTGACTCGGGAACTGGCGCACGAGCTAGGCCGTTTGCCCTCTCGCCAAGAAATTGCAGAAGCGGTTCAGTTGCCACTGAATGACCTCGAAACAATTCTGCGTCAGTCGCGCCAATGCACCAGCCTAGATGCTCCAGTCAGTGGTGAAGATGGCAAGAGTTTCCTGGGTGAGCTGATTGCTGATCCCAACGGCAATGAGCCCATGGACATCATGGAAAATGCCATGCAGCGCGAGCAGCTTGATGCTTGGCTCGAGCATCTCACGCCCCAAGAGCGCCAGGTGCTCTATCTCCGCTTTGGACTGGGTGATGGCGAACGTCATACCCTCGCTGAAATCGGCCGGATGATGGAAGTCTCGCGCGAGCGGGTCCGCCAAGTTGAGGTCAAAGCGCTGCGTAAGCTCCGCAACCTGACGAAGCGATCGCGGATTGCTGTCTAG